The Spirochaeta isovalerica nucleotide sequence TCTCTGAACCGAGACAGGATCGGCGACGGTTTCGAAAACGAGTTTTCCGCCGGCTGTTTCGATCTCCACATCTCCATAATTGAAAAGATACCTTAAAAAACCTTTTTTTTCAGCTTTTACGTTCGTTACGAACCCGATATCTGCAAGATTGGATGTTTCGCTCTTTCCGAAAGGCTTCCTGTTTATATCGATGATCTTTCCGCCTGCCACTTTATAGAGATCGTTTCTCCAATCCTGTACCCGCCACAGCATAATAGCGATAAATGGGATAAGAGTCAAAAGAAGATAGGTTCCTCCGCTATCGCGAAACAACCAAATGAGAAAAGAAACCGATCCGATAGCAAGAATCTGCCACCAGATAGAAAAGAAAAGATAGATTCCCGACTTTCTGAACAGGACTTCCCCGGGAGATTGTGATTCTTCCTGACTCTTTTCGGAACTGTGGATATCCTCTCTGACTTCGAAGTGATTTTCAATTCGCTTGCGGATTTCCACTCTGTCCCGGTCTTTCATCCGGTTTGACCGGGTTGCGAGATATTGTGAGATTTCCTGTTCGATTTTCTGGGGCCGGTCCAGGTGTTCCATAAGCAGAACGGTACCGGCTGCCGTCTGTATATGAAGATTTCCCACATTGAAGAAACGGTTTTTCAGCTTTTTCTTCTGCACCATGATTCCGCAGATCTGATCTACAGGAAGAGTGATCTGCCTGAGACCCGGAGGATTAAGACTGAACCTGACAGATGTTAATTCAGATCCTCGAAGAGAGTATTTTTCAGCCAGCCAGAGAATGAGACATAGGGCTGAATAGATGAAAATCATAAGAGAAGCGGCTTTGTAAAACCAGTTCTGATAGGGAAAAGAAACAGAACTCATAGAGAGAACAGTCATGGCAATGAGGATAAGAAAAGGATACTGAAGGCGTTCAACAAGAAAGAATCCGCTTTTTCTCCAGGTCAGGGCATTATCATTTGAAGCCGGCTTTTTAAGAGAACTTTCATTTTTTCCGATTTTGAGTCTGCCGCGCAGCTTGTTGTAATCGCTTTTCTTTAATCTTCCGAGTAAGGCGACTAAGGACTCTCTCTCCGTTTTGAGATACCTTCCGGAACTTCGTGAAATCAGAGTCTGCTCATGGGTCGTGTTATCAAAAATATCTTGGGGATCCGTAAAGTCTCCCGGGAAGAAAAAGTCCTTTTGACTATTATCTGCTGATGCAGAGCAGAACTCCCCTTCGAGAAAAATATAAAGAGCACCTTTCCCATCGTTTTTATAATATAGAACAGCGCCTTCATCGCAGGTATATTCAGTAAATATCTCAGCGAGTTGACCCGCGGCTGAGGATGAAAGTCCGAAAAAAAGAGGGTGAGTATATATGTCAGAGTACGTATCCATCAGAACCTCACCTTCCGATTATCGGTCTATGTCCTCCTCTTCCCAATACCGATAATCTCCCAAAGTTCAGAAAGAAGAACTCCTCCGAGAATGAGAAGAGCGCCGGAGACTTCCCGAATGGAAAAGCTCTCACCCAGGAGGATTATTGCGAAAATGACGCCGAAAACAGGTTCAAGCGAATAGATTAGAACAGCTCTCATCGGCGATGTATCTTTCTGGTAGAGATTCATCATATAGAGGCAGAAAACGCTGCCCAGAATAACCAGGTAGGCGATGGAAAACAGAAAAGAAGGTGTGGGATTGAGCTTAGGCTCTTCCAGGAAGAATGAGGCGATGATACTGAGAAGTGAAGTTGTGAGGAACTGAATGGAGGTCATTAGTTCGGGACTTTCCTTTTTATTGATCAGATCCATGAAGATGATGAAAAAGGCATAGCCGACTGCGGCGATGAGCATAATCATATCCCCGACATTGAATGGTCCGCCAGTAGGTTTGGAAATGATCCAGATTCCTGCGAAAACAACAATCAGGCCGACAACGTTACCCATAAAAGGTTTGCGTTTGAGAATCCAGATCTGCAGAAAAGGAACAAAAAGTGCGAAAGTGAAGGAGATGAAACCGGCTTTTGAAGCGGTTGTATAGGCCAAACCAACTGTCTGGGCCGC carries:
- a CDS encoding DMT family transporter — its product is MDKKRIKAEIFLVLVTIIWGGTFAIIKTGLEDSTPLMLLAVRFGAAFLIFSLLYFKKFKFNGKKTIINGIILGIFMFIGYAAQTVGLAYTTASKAGFISFTFALFVPFLQIWILKRKPFMGNVVGLIVVFAGIWIISKPTGGPFNVGDMIMLIAAVGYAFFIIFMDLINKKESPELMTSIQFLTTSLLSIIASFFLEEPKLNPTPSFLFSIAYLVILGSVFCLYMMNLYQKDTSPMRAVLIYSLEPVFGVIFAIILLGESFSIREVSGALLILGGVLLSELWEIIGIGKRRT